CATTTGCGTCGTCAGACTCCTCGACGACCGCGGTCTCAGGTGCCGGGTGCTCTATCGTCTCTGCCCCAGGGCTGGCCGGCTCGGAGCCCGGCTCCGCAAGACCCGCCTGGTCAGCGGCTACCGGCTCGGCGCTCGCCGCAGCGTCGGCCGCCGCCTTACGACGCCCGGCCGGCGGCATCGTGTGCCGGCCGCTCACTGGATGAACTCCACGTTGGAAACCTTCGCTTTGCCATCAATATCCTGCACTGTCAACACCATTCGCCACACCTGAGGCGCCTGCTCCGGCACTCCGGCGTTCGTGGACCGAACAGTCACGGACATGAGCACGTCCGCCTTGTCTTCCGAGTAGGACTTCAAACCCGACGCGGTCACAGTGCCCACCGACTTGGACTTGATCTGCTTGACCACGTCGAGGAACGACTTGGACCGCTTCTCGAAGTCGTCGTAGAACCGTCCGGTCGAGGAGTCGAGCACTCGCTGGATGTCGTCCTCGGCATGCTCCCAGTCGATGCTGGTCAGGTTCGTCGCGCCCTGCCGCGCCGTCTCCATGAACATGTCACGCCGATGTTGTTCCTGCCAGACCCCGTAGTAGCCGTAGCCCAGCCAACCGGTCAACACCACGAGCGCGGCGACGACAACGCCACCGACAATCGCGGCGGCCGACGAGGACGGCAAGCGCCGGCGCTCGGGGGCTGAGTCCGCGGCCCGTGCGGGCTCGTCCGTACCGGGCGTGTCGGCGGAGTCGGTGGCATCGGTGGCATCGTCATCAGCCGCTTCGGTCGGTTCGACGGCATCAGGTTCTGGGGCGGACTGGCTCGACTGCTCGGCCTCGGTCGGCTCGACCGACTCGGCGTCGGCCTTGTCGTCTGCCATACATCTGCTCCTCGGTGGCACTGCGATGTCGCGTGGGATGACACGCGTGCGGTCCAACGTACGTGGCACCCGTCACATCGTCATCAGCCGGTACCGGCAGTCCCGCACAGTCCGGTTCCCGGCCACGGCCATTACGAACTGCCCGGCTCCGCGCACGTGATCTGCGCGCCGACAGCACGCAACGCGAAGTCGACCGCCGCGTCACACGCACCCGCCCAATCTCCGTCGGGGCCCAGCCGGGACAACTCGTGGCTGACCACTGCGCGGATGGCCGCAGCGTCCCGCTCCGGCCTGGTCAGTGGAAACGAGCCGTCGTGGCGGCCGCGGCGCAGCAGAGCCGCCAGCGCGCGTTCACGGTCGAGCCGCCACTGTTCCTGCCCGGAGAGGTAACCCTTGGCCGAGCGGACCTCCTCCAGATCCAGCACCAGCGCGCGTCCGTTCAATCGGGCCTCGTGTATCACGTCGAACGACACCCGGATCCACCGCGCCAGCAGGTCTGCGGGCGTCCCGTCGGCGTCGTCGGCGATCTGGTCGAGTCGTCGGCCCAACGCCCTGCCCGCGCTCTGCTGCATGGCCAGGAACAACGCGTCCTTGGATTCGAAGTGGCGGTAGAAAGCCCTGGTGGACAGCCCCGCCCGGGCCAGCACTGCTGCCAACGGCACCGCACCGCTATGTGGCTCGGCCAGGCATTTGAAGGCGGCTCTGATGATCGCGCGGCGCTCGTCGACTGCCGCGTCATCCGGTTCGCCGCCTGGCCCGGTCTGCACGATTGACGATTGTAGGAACGGGCGGTGCAGCGGGTCGCAGAAGCGACGAAAACCCGTCTGGGTAACGTGACCTCCCGGGGCCTGCCGAGAGGAATGTCCGTGGACACCGGGAAAACAATGCACAGCGAATCACGCACCGTCACGTTCCGGGGAGTCGACGACCTGAGCCTCGTCGGCGACGAATGGAACCGCGACGCGCCCTCCGCCGCTGAGCGGCCTACCGTTCTGCTGCTGCACGGCGGCGGGCAGAACCGGTTCTCCTGGAAGAACACCGGGCAGATCCTGGCCGACGACGGCTTGCACGTGATCGCGCTCGACGCCCGTGGGCACGGCGACAGCGACCGCTCCCCCAGCGCGAACTATTCGGTGGAAGCGCTCAGCGCCGACGTGCAGCACGTGCTGTACCAACTCGGTCGCCCGGTCGTGCTGATCGGGGCAAGCATGGGCGGTCTGACGAGCATCCTGGCCGCACACGAGGCGGGCCCGGAGCTGGTGACCAAGCTGGTCCTGGTCGACGTGGTGCCCCGGTTCGAGAAGAGCGGCAGCGCACGTATCCGCGACTTCATGTTCACCAACGTCGACGGTTTCGACTCTCTCGAACAGGCCGCCGAGGCGGTTTCTGCCTACCTGCCCCACCGCACCAAGCCGCGCAGCCCTGAGGGATTGAAGAAGAACCTACGGCTACGTGACGGCCGCTGGTACTGGCACTGGGATCCGGCTTTCCTCACCAAGCCGGAGGATGACCCGTTCGCCCGCGTGGACAAACTGGAGCAGGCGGCGATGAACCTGTCGATCCCGATCCTGCTGATCCGAGGCAAGCTCTCCGATGTGGTCAGCCCCGAGGGTGTGCAGGACTTTCTGGAAAAGGTCCCCGCCGCGGAGTTCGTCGAGTTGTCCGACGCGGGACACACCGCAGCCGGGGACGACAACGACGCGTTCTCCGAGGTAGTCGTGGAGTTCGTCGCACGGTGAGCGCCGACCGCGACACCGTCGGTTTCAATTTTCTGCGCTCTCCCGAGCTGCCCGCACCGCAGGTCACCGAATCGCAGGCCCTCGACATCCTGGCCACCCACTTCGGCATGCGGGAACCAGTGAAACACCTTGGCAGTCAGCAGGATAAGAACTTCCTGGTCGGTACCGGCGAGGCGGTCACCGGGGTGCTCAAAATCGCCAATCCGGCGTTCAACGAAACGGAGTTGGCCGCTCAGGACTTGGCTGCAGATCTCATCGCGACCACCGAACCGGGCTTGCGGGTGGCCCAGTCGCTGCCCAATCAGCGCGGCGAGAGGCTCACTGCGGTAACCGGATTGGGCTTGAACCAGGCCGACGACACGGCCCACGTTCGCCTGCTGAGACACCTGCCCGGCGGGACCCTCATCGAATCGGGCTACCTGCCGCCGACCACGGTCGCCGAACTGGGTGCGCTGGCCGGGCGGGTCAGCCGCGCCCTGGCCCGTTTCAGCCATCCCGGCCTGGACCGGGTCCTGCAATGGGATCTGCGCCACGGCGCTGAGGTGGTGGCACGCCTGGCATCGCACGTCGACGATGAAGCGGCACGTTCCCGGCTGCAGGCCGC
The window above is part of the Mycolicibacterium fortuitum subsp. fortuitum genome. Proteins encoded here:
- a CDS encoding alpha/beta fold hydrolase; translated protein: MHSESRTVTFRGVDDLSLVGDEWNRDAPSAAERPTVLLLHGGGQNRFSWKNTGQILADDGLHVIALDARGHGDSDRSPSANYSVEALSADVQHVLYQLGRPVVLIGASMGGLTSILAAHEAGPELVTKLVLVDVVPRFEKSGSARIRDFMFTNVDGFDSLEQAAEAVSAYLPHRTKPRSPEGLKKNLRLRDGRWYWHWDPAFLTKPEDDPFARVDKLEQAAMNLSIPILLIRGKLSDVVSPEGVQDFLEKVPAAEFVELSDAGHTAAGDDNDAFSEVVVEFVAR
- a CDS encoding TetR/AcrR family transcriptional regulator, producing MQTGPGGEPDDAAVDERRAIIRAAFKCLAEPHSGAVPLAAVLARAGLSTRAFYRHFESKDALFLAMQQSAGRALGRRLDQIADDADGTPADLLARWIRVSFDVIHEARLNGRALVLDLEEVRSAKGYLSGQEQWRLDRERALAALLRRGRHDGSFPLTRPERDAAAIRAVVSHELSRLGPDGDWAGACDAAVDFALRAVGAQITCAEPGSS